The following proteins come from a genomic window of Nicotiana tomentosiformis chromosome 12, ASM39032v3, whole genome shotgun sequence:
- the LOC138902555 gene encoding uncharacterized protein, with protein MEIANTIFVAIMEPMVSKDKIEGYRKFLGFQQFENGASNLPIVITTIYAICNTLERRELWNNLEYISLSISGPWFIGGDFNEGFLNIIKEVWDTGINGNSIWRLQSKLKLLSKRLSQWSREEIGNIHAHVLEWEDKIQNIEEIEITNNTEEDREETNKAHAEYTRWLNTQDSLLSQKPNIQWFEEGDINTQFFHSKLREKRRRLQLNMIKNHKGNWVQGEEKIAKAAIWHFNSNFNLLTPTLDLSILNCISTKIS; from the exons ATGGAAATTGCCAACACCATATTTGTTGCAATCATGGAACCAATGGTTAGCAAAGACAAAATTGAAGGATACAGGAAGTTTCTGGGTTTTCAACAGT TTGAAAATGGTGCAAGTAATCTCCCCATTGTCATCACAACTATTTATGCTATATGTAATACTCTAGAAAGAAGAGAGCTGTGGAACAACCTTGAATACATCAGCCTCTCTATTAGTGGCCCCTGGTTCATTGGAGGGGACTTCAAT GAAGGCTTTCTCAATATTATTAAGGAAGTATGGGATACTGGTATCAATGGCAATAGTATATGGAGACTTCAATCCAAACTGAAGTTACTTAGTAAACGATTGAGTCAATGGTCCAGAGAAGAAATTGGTAACATTCATGCTCATGTCCTTGAATGGGAGGATAAAATTCAGAATATAGAGGAAATTGAAATTACCAACAATACTGAGGAAGATAGGGAGGAAACCAACAAAGCTCATGCAGAATACACTAGATGGTTGAACACGCAAGACTCCTTACTCAGCCAAAAACCTAATATCCAGTGGTTTGAGGAAGGAGACATAAACACTCAGTTTTTTCATAGCAAGCTTAGAGAAAAACGAAGGAGATTGCAATTGAACATGATTAAAAATCACAAAGGCAATTGGGTTCAAGGTGAAGAGAAAATAGCCAAAGCCGCTATTTGGCATTTCAACTCTAACTTCAATCTTCTGACTCCTACTCTTGACCTCTCTATATTGAACTGCATCTCTACTAAGATCAGTTAA
- the LOC117280711 gene encoding uncharacterized protein yields MAPSFTVVGTLSKMTSMTLFETSSKSSFVKDRIISENILLAQEIWFLKTLDLDDHESTFWHLLLRLRTIPSLWANFTTQKYYSRSHTVSKKYAPGDSHAWQNLRKIREKAEPHIHWIVNSGNSNIWWDNWSRKGPFALLFPNERKNPKILVKEYIHNGEWNIEKLSDTIPDDIVDHIKGINIGNQTSPYQAILDLSNNGLTKRKNRDAQQDVVATSMINQEKQIYSSRVKLTPGRSKASTLMQREVAIQIKQRGRIKDKRHGRQVEWETHYSRRYLDVVLLVIKHSLDYLKSTK; encoded by the exons ATGGCACCTTCTTTCACAGTTGTTGGGACATTATCAAAGATGACATCAATGACCTTGTTTGAGACTTCTTCAAAG AGTAGTTTTGTTAAAGACAGGATTATTTCTGAAAATATTCTCTTAGCACAG GAAATTTGGTTTCTCAAAACTTTGGATTTGGATGATCATGAATCTACTTTCTGGCATTTG CTTCTGAG ACTCAGGACCATTCCATCCCTTTGGGCTAATTTCACGACTCAGAAATACTACTCAAGATCCCATACCGTGAGCAAGAAATATGCCCCTGGGGATTCACATGCATGGCAAAATTTgaggaaaataagagaaaaagcTGAGCCACATATTCATTGGATTGTAAACTCTGGCAACTCTAATATATGGTGGGATAATTGGTCGAGGAAGGGCCCTTTTGCACTTCTTTTCCCAAATGAAAGGAAGAATCCGAAAATTCTTGTGAAAGAGTACATTCACAATGGTGAATGGAACATTGAAAAACTCAGTGATACAATCCCAGATGATATTGTGGACCATATCAAAGGAATCAACATTGGAAATCAGACTTCCCCATATCAAGCTATATTGGATCTCTCTAATAATG GACTAACAAAAAGGAAAAATAGAGATGCTCAGCAAGATGTTGTTGCTACATCAATGATCAATCAAGAGAAGCAAATTTATTCATCCAGAGTTAAGCTCACTCCAGGCAGATCAAAAGCATCAACGCTGATGCAAAGGGAAGTTGCAATTCAAATCAAACAAAGGGGAAGAATAAAGGACAAAAGACATGGGAGACAAGTTGAGTGGGAAACACATTATAGTAGGAGATACTTGGATGTGGTGCTTCTTGTCATCAAGCACTCGTTGGATTATTTAAAATCCACCAAATAA
- the LOC138902556 gene encoding uncharacterized protein, with translation MGSNTIVGALFQEGTSQVRPPYFNGQHFSHWKVHIETYTMLYDIKVWCVIKKGNLPIPPKKDANGQVIISTDPLDLDDYTDNQTTVTTTNARAKYLLYNAISGEEYETISSCKTAKEMWDKLEVTYEGTNKVKETRINLLVRDYELFQMKDGESVEEIFSRFSKILGDLKSFGRPIKSGEQVRKILISLPTIWQAKVITLECQNLDKISYDELRGDLISFEKTHLDRQIQEKKKIVAFKTIVAEPENEEEEEEEEEEEEEEEEEEEEEEEEGGGEGGGGGGGGGGE, from the coding sequence ATGGGATCCAATACTATTGTTGGTGCTCTCTTTCAAGAAGGGACCTCTCAGGTCCGACCCCCTTACTTCAACGGTCAGCATTTCTCTCACTGGAAAGTTCACATAGAAACGTATACTATGTTGTATGACATCAAAGTATGGTGTGTGATCAAAAAGGGAAATCTTCCAATTCCTCCCAAGAAGGATGCAAATGGTCAAGTCATCATATCTACTGATCCTCTTGACTTGGATGATTACACTGATAATCAAACTACTGTCACCACTACTAATGCAAGAGCAAAATATCTACTGTATAATGCTATCAGTGGAGAAGAATATGAAACGATATCAAGTTGCAAAACTGCAAAAGAAATGTGGGACAAACTGGAAGTCACTTACGAAGGAACCAACAAAGTGAAAGAGACTAGGATAAACCTCTTGGTTCGGGACTATGAGTTATTTCAGATGAAGGATGGTGAATCTGTAGAAGAAATATTTTCCAGGTTCAGCAAAATACTTGGAGACCTCAAATCATTTGGAAGACCTATTAAAAGTGGCGAACAGGTAAGAAAGATCCTCATAAGTCTACCTACAATTTGGCAGGCAAAGGTCATTACGTTGGAATGTCAAAATCTGGATAAAATTTCCTATGATGAGCTCAGAGGTGATCTAATTTCTTTTGAGAAAACTCATCTTGACAGACAAAttcaagagaaaaagaaaattgtTGCTTTCAAGACAATTGTGGCTGAaccagaaaatgaagaagaagaagaagaagaagaagaagaagaagaagaagaagaagaagaagaagaagaagaagaagaagaaggaggaggagaaggaggaggaggaggaggaggaggaggaggagaataA
- the LOC138902557 gene encoding uncharacterized protein produces the protein MAIVLIIAGTELELKVVLLTLTAHPTPIVVKEVTSQIIAGSKTTGDGSRDQNLQIKLTLSSLTIQDPRNLGYLKRSNLVLQEHRKKNRKGKWYLDSACSRHMTGDKQLFKSITKLDGGTVTFGDKSKGNVIGVGKVPLSSTCDVDEVYLVDELGYNLLSISQLCDNDYEARFKKHGWFIEDELGNIILSGKRDRNVYTIKNLETIGDQICLTSMVEDPWVWHRKLGHASMHTIQKLSKHDLVIGLPKLDFSKDHICDACQLGKQTRSSFKVKNVVSTSKPLQLLHMDLFCPTRTASIGVFYKKVQREKGYYISTIKSDHGVEFESRAFENFCNDQGISHNFSSPRSPQQNGVVECKNRTLQDMPDQSTTEERVNPVITPNEWKSEPGYPHKFIIGDPQEGITTRKSQKNKSHVALISQIEPKKVNEALKDSHWISAMKQELDQFERNEVWKLVPKPQNSSVVGTKWDFRNKLKQSKTSGSSPNSVLCEEFYLSMKGEFKMSMMGELTFFLGLQIKQSPKGIFICQIKYTKELIKNFGMEDAKAIGTLMSPTTMLDEDSNGKLVDETMYRGMIESLLYLTASRPDIMFSVCKYARFQSTPKESHLAIVKQIIRYLIGTSELGLWYDHSNNFSLRGFSDADFAGDKIDRKSTSGTCQLLGNALVSWHSKKKIVLHYQRLRQNT, from the exons ATGGCCATAGTACTAATAATTGCAGGAACAGAATTAGAGTTGAAAGTAGTACTATTAACTCTAACAGCTCATCCTACTCCTATTGTGGTAAAAGAGGTCACATCTCAAATCATTGCAGGTTCAAAAACAACAGGAGATGGGTCTAGAGAccaaaatcttcaaatcaaaCTAACACTCAGCAGTCTAACCATTCAGGACCCAAGAAATCTTGGGTACCTAAAAAGGAGTAATCTTGTTTTACAGGAACACCGCAAGAAGAATCGAAAAGGAAAATGGTATCTCGATAGCGCGTGTTCCAGACATATGACGGGTGACAAACAACTGTTCAAATCAATCACCAAGCTAGATGGAGGAACAGTTACTTTTGGTGACAAATCCAAAGGAAATGTTATTGGTGTTGGAAAAGTTCCTTTAAGCTCAACTTGTGATGTAGATGAAGTCTACCTAGTTGATGAACTTGGCTATAATCTTCTCAGCATCAGTCAACTATGTGACAATGATTATGAAGCTCGTTTTAAGAAACATGGTTGGTTTATAGAAGATGAATTAGGTAATATCATTCTCTCAGGTAAGAGAGACAGAAATGTCTACACTATCAAGAACTTAGAAACAATTGGGGATCAAATTTGTCTTACATCCATGGTTGAAGATCCCTGGGTTTGGCATAGAAAACTTGGCCATGCAAGCATGCATACTATTCAAAAACTGTCTAAACATGATCTTGTTATTGGACTCCCAAAACTAGATTTTTCGAAAGACCATATCTGTGATGCATGTCAACTAGGAAAACAAACTCGCTCATCTTTCAAAGTCAAAAACGTTGTTTCTACCTCTAAACCTCTTCAATTGCTACATATGGATTTATTTTGTCCTACTAGAACTGCTAGTATAGGAG ttttctaTAAGAAGGTTCAACGAGAAAAGGGATACTATATCTCTACTATCAAAAGTGATCATGGAGTAGAGTTTGAAAGCAGAGCTTTTGAAAATTTCTGCAACGATCAAGGAATCTCTCACAATTTCTCTTCACCAAGATCACCACAGCAAAATGGAGTAGTAGAGTGTAAAAACAGAACCTTACAGGATATG CCAGATCAGTCGACTACCGAAGAAAGGGTGAATCCAGTAATTACTCCAAATGAATGGAAGAGTGAACCAGGATATCCTCACAAATTCATTATAGGAGATCCACAGGAGGGAATAACTACAAGGAAATCTCAAAAGAACAAATCTCATGTAGCTCTCATTTCTCAAATTGAGCCCAAGAAAGTGAATGAAGCTCTAAAGGATTCTCATTGGATTAGTGCTATGAAACAAGAATTAGATCAGTTTGAAAGAAATGAAGTGTGGAAACTAGTTCCAAAGCCTCAAAACTCTTCTGTTGTTGGAACTAAGTGGGACTTCAGAAACAAATTGAAACAAAGCAAGACTAGTGGCTCAAG CCCTAACTCTGTTCTTTGTGAAGAATTTTATCTTTCCATGAAAGGAGAATttaaaatgagcatgatgggagaactAACCTTCTTCCTTGGGCTTCAAATCAAGCAGTCACCTAAAGGGATTTTTATCTGCCAAATCAAATATACCAAGGAACTTATCAAAAATTTTGGGATGGAAGATGCTAAGGCTATTGGTACTCTAATGAGTCCAACTACCATGCTAGATGAAGATAGCAATGGAAAACTAGTTGATGAAACCATGTATAGAGGGATGATTGAATCTCTACTATATCTAACTGCCAGTCGACCAGATATCATGTTCAGTGTATGCAAATATGCTAGATTTCAGTCGACTCCTAAAGAATCTCATCTCGCTATTGTTAAacaaattattagatatttaatTGGTACATCTGAACTAGGACTATGGTATGATCACTCTAACAATTTCTCTCTAAGAGGCTTTTCAGATGCTGATTTTGCAGGAGACAAGATTGATAGGAAAAGTACCAGTGGGACATGTCAATTGTTAGGAAATGCATTAGTatcttggcatagcaagaaaaaAATTGTGTTGCACTATCAACGACTGAGGCAAAATACCTAG